A window of the Candidatus Rokuibacteriota bacterium genome harbors these coding sequences:
- a CDS encoding DUF4258 domain-containing protein codes for MRRRFPRTQSGSSRTVFVRGRIFWTYHVNMRLAGRFIPREAILAAVDTYQLVEAYPDDKYLPSYLLLARHGEEAFHVLLAVDVEGDNVRVVTSYRPDPDEWQPDLKTRRPRR; via the coding sequence GTGAGAAGAAGGTTCCCGAGGACCCAGTCGGGTTCATCCAGGACGGTGTTCGTTCGGGGCCGGATATTCTGGACCTACCACGTGAATATGCGCCTCGCCGGCCGCTTCATCCCCCGCGAGGCGATTCTGGCAGCAGTGGACACGTATCAGCTGGTCGAGGCGTACCCGGACGACAAGTACCTGCCGAGCTACTTGCTCCTCGCTCGCCACGGGGAGGAAGCGTTCCACGTGTTGTTGGCCGTGGACGTCGAAGGTGATAATGTGCGCGTTGTGACATCGTATCGCCCGGATCCCGACGAGTGGCAGCCCGATCTCAAGACAAGGAGACCACGCCGATGA
- a CDS encoding YgiT-type zinc finger protein produces the protein MRCTVCGAQLKPTRTDLPFKVGDMRVVILKNLPVVQCGNCPEYLLEDGVLRRVDEILAGVERGAELEIIRYAA, from the coding sequence ATGAGATGCACGGTGTGTGGAGCCCAGCTCAAGCCGACGAGGACGGATCTGCCGTTCAAGGTTGGGGACATGCGCGTCGTGATCCTCAAGAACCTCCCCGTCGTCCAATGTGGCAACTGTCCCGAGTATCTCCTAGAAGACGGCGTGCTCCGCCGGGTAGATGAGATCTTGGCAGGAGTCGAGCGGGGCGCCGAGCTCGAGATCATTCGCTACGCTGCGTGA